A single region of the Streptomyces sp. NBC_01381 genome encodes:
- a CDS encoding DUF2510 domain-containing protein, with product MTQVTPPGWYPDPGQSADGPRTERWWDGNVWTDQVRAVGAAGFGGAPPTAPPAYAPGAPGTYPNYPAYPGQTTPRRGFRTAIAIGIAVVVLAGIGGGVYFLTSDDEGGGGSESVAKSPSPAAPSEPGTPQEPQAPESSEPPGGPSAAPPTEEEGYATDMISGISLPVPDNWTGASGGGGASVTTDPYPCPREPSKTCTRGGAYSGPAERFKVEAKTAEAAAKADIAVNAKESYGGKTYGKVTSHKELASKAVTVAGQKGYLVRWKAVTEKSDDGYVQSLAFPSPADKTTIVIVRFGIDVNEKSPKLTVMDEITRGIKAAPGGGGGSGQEV from the coding sequence ATGACCCAGGTAACCCCTCCCGGCTGGTACCCCGACCCCGGACAGTCAGCTGACGGTCCCCGCACCGAGCGTTGGTGGGACGGAAACGTATGGACGGACCAGGTACGGGCGGTGGGTGCCGCCGGGTTCGGTGGTGCGCCGCCCACGGCGCCGCCCGCCTACGCGCCCGGCGCCCCGGGCACGTACCCCAACTACCCGGCCTATCCGGGGCAGACCACCCCCCGCCGCGGCTTCCGCACGGCGATAGCCATAGGCATCGCCGTCGTCGTTCTCGCGGGCATCGGCGGCGGCGTGTACTTCCTCACCTCCGACGACGAGGGTGGCGGGGGCAGTGAAAGCGTCGCCAAGTCGCCCTCCCCGGCGGCCCCTTCGGAACCCGGCACACCCCAGGAGCCGCAGGCCCCGGAGTCGTCGGAGCCCCCGGGCGGGCCGTCCGCCGCGCCGCCCACCGAGGAGGAGGGGTACGCCACCGACATGATCAGCGGCATCAGCCTTCCCGTGCCCGACAACTGGACCGGCGCGTCCGGGGGCGGCGGCGCCTCGGTGACGACGGACCCCTATCCCTGCCCCAGGGAGCCCTCCAAGACCTGCACCCGGGGCGGCGCGTACTCCGGGCCCGCCGAGCGGTTCAAGGTCGAGGCCAAGACGGCGGAGGCAGCCGCCAAGGCCGACATCGCCGTGAACGCCAAGGAGTCGTACGGCGGAAAGACCTACGGAAAGGTCACCTCGCACAAGGAGCTGGCCTCGAAGGCCGTCACCGTCGCGGGCCAGAAGGGCTATCTCGTCCGCTGGAAGGCGGTCACCGAAAAGAGCGACGACGGGTACGTCCAGTCGCTCGCGTTCCCCTCGCCCGCCGACAAGACCACGATCGTCATCGTGCGCTTCGGCATCGACGTCAACGAGAAGTCCCCGAAGCTGACCGTGATGGACGAGATCACCAGGGGGATCAAGGCCGCGCCCGGCGGCGGAGGCGGCAGCGGCCAGGAAGTGTGA
- a CDS encoding tetratricopeptide repeat protein produces the protein MTTAYSGDHADFGGGTFNDSVIGKVEGGLHQHNHHHGPVPIATASLPAPPAGFTGRDGDLERLLPVLDPAGVDTGLPVVICAVSGLGGIGKTSLALYAAQLADAEGWFPGGTLFVDLRGYDDNPVTADQAVLALLDALGVRGARLPQTTAAQYALYRTLLARERQPMLILLDNASDPAQITALLPGVGAGQHRVLVTSRDRLTDLPARLIGLDTLAPDAAADLLTLALRLSDDRDDRPTREPDALRELAAVCGHHPLALQIAASMLRKRRYRGIASLVEEIRDAADPTDVLALRPVFDVSYGRLPDPQARLLRLLAVAPTADVDVDAAAALADLPSDVVQALLDELASAHFVTPAPGAGSRSWRCRLHDLVRAYGARLATGDTELAEEAEAARGRLLSFYARHLRAADERLSWPPRDPDPELFASRAAALAWLDAERAGLVAAAQWAESDLHAEAAVGLALRLWRYLDWRRYFEDLITVSRCAQEATEVSGPRTDEAMAWNSLCFSLRELGRVQEAIDAGIRARDLYQALGDRQGEASAWDNLGNGLRVDGRHDEAIHAHTRARELCRAEGDGSGEASAWDHLGIALSDAGRHKEATAAHTKALDLYRAADDRDGEGRAWHNLGVEWCQTGRTAEAIQAFEKALEVCRELEDWYGTAQSLSELARAHRDGSDPARARALWLQAAVAYERADAPAKASESRHKADQ, from the coding sequence ATGACCACTGCGTACAGCGGCGATCACGCCGACTTCGGGGGCGGAACCTTCAACGACAGCGTCATAGGCAAGGTCGAGGGCGGCCTGCACCAGCACAACCACCACCACGGGCCGGTTCCGATCGCCACTGCCTCGCTGCCCGCGCCGCCCGCCGGATTCACGGGCAGGGACGGCGACTTGGAGCGGCTGCTTCCGGTGCTCGACCCGGCCGGTGTGGACACGGGTCTTCCCGTCGTCATCTGCGCGGTCTCCGGCCTCGGCGGCATCGGGAAGACGTCGCTCGCCCTGTACGCGGCCCAACTGGCGGACGCCGAAGGGTGGTTCCCCGGCGGCACGCTCTTCGTCGACCTTCGCGGGTACGACGACAATCCGGTCACCGCGGACCAGGCGGTCCTCGCGCTCCTCGACGCGCTGGGCGTGCGCGGCGCCCGGCTTCCCCAGACCACGGCAGCGCAGTACGCCCTGTACCGGACGCTCCTGGCCAGGGAGCGGCAGCCGATGCTGATCCTGCTGGACAACGCGTCCGACCCCGCGCAGATCACCGCGCTGCTGCCGGGCGTCGGCGCGGGGCAGCACCGCGTCCTTGTCACCTCCCGTGACCGGCTGACGGACCTTCCCGCCCGGCTGATCGGCCTGGACACGCTCGCGCCGGACGCGGCCGCCGATCTGCTCACGCTCGCGCTGCGCCTGAGCGACGACCGGGACGACCGTCCGACCCGCGAGCCCGACGCGCTGCGTGAACTCGCCGCGGTGTGCGGGCATCATCCCCTCGCGCTGCAGATCGCCGCGTCGATGCTGCGCAAGCGGCGGTACCGCGGCATCGCTTCGCTGGTCGAGGAGATCCGGGACGCCGCCGATCCGACCGACGTGCTCGCACTGCGTCCGGTCTTCGACGTGTCATACGGACGGCTGCCGGACCCGCAGGCGCGGTTGCTTCGGCTGCTCGCGGTGGCCCCGACCGCGGACGTCGACGTCGACGCGGCCGCGGCGTTGGCGGATCTGCCGTCCGACGTGGTTCAGGCCCTGCTGGATGAACTGGCCTCCGCGCACTTCGTCACCCCTGCGCCAGGAGCGGGTTCACGCTCCTGGCGGTGCAGGTTGCATGACTTGGTGCGGGCGTACGGAGCGCGGCTTGCGACCGGCGACACAGAGTTGGCCGAGGAGGCCGAAGCTGCTCGGGGGCGCCTGCTGAGCTTCTACGCACGGCACTTGCGTGCCGCCGATGAACGCCTGAGCTGGCCGCCTCGGGACCCGGATCCAGAATTGTTCGCAAGCCGCGCCGCAGCGCTCGCCTGGCTGGACGCGGAGCGGGCAGGTCTGGTGGCCGCCGCTCAGTGGGCCGAGAGCGATCTGCATGCGGAGGCCGCCGTCGGGCTCGCCCTGAGGTTGTGGCGCTACCTGGACTGGCGGCGGTACTTCGAGGACTTGATCACGGTCAGCCGATGCGCACAGGAGGCCACCGAGGTCTCCGGCCCCCGCACCGATGAGGCCATGGCGTGGAACAGCCTCTGCTTCTCCCTCCGAGAGCTGGGGCGAGTTCAGGAAGCGATCGACGCCGGCATCCGTGCTCGTGATCTGTACCAGGCGCTCGGCGACCGCCAAGGCGAGGCTTCGGCCTGGGACAACTTGGGCAACGGCCTGCGGGTGGACGGCCGACACGATGAAGCCATCCACGCGCACACCCGCGCCCGCGAGCTGTGCCGGGCCGAGGGCGACGGCAGCGGCGAGGCCTCCGCGTGGGACCACCTGGGCATCGCGCTGTCGGACGCCGGTCGGCACAAGGAGGCAACAGCCGCCCACACCAAGGCTCTGGATCTCTACCGAGCAGCCGACGACCGTGACGGCGAAGGCAGGGCGTGGCACAACCTGGGCGTCGAGTGGTGCCAGACGGGCCGGACGGCCGAAGCCATCCAGGCCTTCGAGAAGGCTCTCGAGGTCTGTCGGGAACTCGAGGACTGGTACGGCACGGCCCAGAGCCTCAGCGAACTCGCGCGCGCCCACAGAGACGGCAGTGATCCCGCCCGGGCCCGTGCCCTCTGGCTCCAGGCCGCCGTGGCCTACGAGCGCGCCGACGCCCCGGCCAAGGCCTCCGAGTCCCGCCACAAGGCCGACCAATAA
- a CDS encoding acyl-CoA dehydrogenase family protein — protein MRFLLDAEQREFARSLDAMLTAAGTPAAARAWAAGDHAPGRAVWGRLADAGVFALAAPEEYEGVGPLPVEVAVAFVELGRHAVPGPVVETVAAAALLARLADLGDAQPAKRLLPPLASGDAVATLTLPEGGPFALDADAATLPLIVTEGELRLASGHARVGRSLDPARRLARLHPTGELLASGPSVTAAALHAANWASLATAAQALGVGLALLDKTVAYVKQRTQFGTPIGGFQAVKHRLADVLTGLEFARPLLYGAALTMDTADVAAAKVATGEAAYAAARAALQLHGAIGYTAEYDLSLWLTKARALRTAWGDPATCRARVLASDG, from the coding sequence ATGAGGTTCCTCCTCGACGCCGAGCAGCGCGAGTTCGCGCGCTCGCTGGACGCGATGCTGACGGCGGCCGGCACACCGGCGGCCGCCCGGGCCTGGGCCGCCGGGGACCACGCGCCGGGGCGCGCCGTGTGGGGGCGGCTCGCGGACGCGGGCGTGTTCGCGCTCGCCGCCCCCGAGGAGTACGAGGGGGTGGGCCCGCTCCCGGTGGAAGTGGCCGTGGCGTTCGTCGAGTTGGGCCGTCATGCCGTGCCCGGACCGGTGGTCGAGACGGTGGCGGCCGCCGCGCTCCTCGCCCGTCTCGCCGACCTCGGCGACGCGCAGCCCGCCAAGCGGCTGCTTCCGCCCCTGGCGTCGGGAGACGCCGTGGCGACGCTCACGCTCCCCGAGGGCGGTCCTTTCGCTCTGGACGCGGACGCGGCGACGCTGCCGCTGATCGTCACGGAGGGAGAACTGCGCCTCGCGTCCGGGCACGCGCGCGTGGGCCGCTCCTTGGACCCGGCACGCCGCCTCGCCCGCCTCCACCCCACCGGCGAACTCCTCGCATCGGGCCCCTCGGTGACCGCCGCCGCCCTCCACGCGGCGAACTGGGCCTCGCTCGCCACGGCCGCACAGGCGCTCGGCGTTGGGCTGGCGCTGCTCGACAAGACCGTCGCGTACGTCAAGCAGCGCACCCAGTTCGGCACACCGATCGGCGGCTTCCAGGCCGTCAAGCACCGCCTCGCCGACGTCCTGACGGGCCTCGAATTCGCCCGCCCGCTGCTGTACGGGGCGGCGCTGACGATGGACACCGCCGATGTGGCCGCCGCGAAGGTCGCGACGGGCGAAGCCGCGTACGCCGCCGCCCGCGCGGCACTCCAACTCCACGGAGCGATCGGCTACACGGCGGAGTACGACCTCTCCCTGTGGCTGACCAAGGCCCGTGCGCTGCGCACCGCGTGGGGCGATCCCGCCACGTGCCGAGCACGGGTGCTGGCATCGGACGGGTGA
- a CDS encoding acyl-CoA dehydrogenase family protein — MDLDFTAGEGDFRQRARAWLDAHVPAEPLPSLETAEGFAAHRAWEHELAADRWSVVSWPEEYGGQGVDIVKWLIFEEEYFAAGGPGRVSQNGINLLAPTLFDFGTAEQRARILPPMASGEVIWAQAWSEPESGSDLASLRSTARRTDGGWLISGQKTWSSRAAFADRAFGLFRSDPSGTEEGKPHRGLTYLMFPLDADGVTVRPIGRLDGKPAFAELFLDDVFVPDEDVIGEPGQGWRIAMSTTGNERGLTLRSPGRFVASAERLVREWRAHGDPADTALRDRVADAVIGARAYQLFTWANASRFAAGETIGAESSLNKVFWSEYDIALHETALDLLGAEGELTEGEAADGGEWAEGYVFSLAGPIYAGTNEIQRDIIAERLLGLPKGRR; from the coding sequence ATGGACCTCGACTTCACCGCCGGAGAAGGGGATTTCAGGCAGCGGGCACGCGCCTGGCTCGACGCGCACGTACCGGCCGAGCCACTGCCGTCGCTGGAGACGGCGGAGGGCTTCGCCGCGCACCGCGCCTGGGAGCACGAGCTCGCGGCCGACCGCTGGTCGGTGGTCTCCTGGCCCGAGGAGTACGGCGGGCAGGGCGTCGACATCGTCAAGTGGCTGATCTTCGAGGAGGAGTACTTCGCGGCGGGCGGCCCCGGCCGGGTCTCGCAGAACGGCATCAACCTCCTCGCGCCGACCCTCTTCGACTTCGGCACGGCCGAGCAGCGCGCGCGGATCCTGCCGCCGATGGCGAGCGGCGAGGTGATCTGGGCACAGGCCTGGTCGGAGCCCGAGTCCGGCTCGGACCTCGCGTCACTGCGCTCCACCGCCCGCCGCACGGACGGCGGTTGGCTGATCAGCGGGCAGAAGACCTGGTCGTCGCGGGCCGCGTTCGCCGACCGCGCGTTCGGCCTGTTCCGCAGCGATCCGTCCGGGACCGAAGAGGGCAAGCCGCACCGGGGCCTGACCTATCTGATGTTCCCGCTCGACGCGGACGGCGTGACCGTCCGCCCCATCGGCCGCCTCGACGGCAAGCCCGCGTTCGCCGAGCTCTTCCTCGACGACGTCTTCGTACCGGACGAGGATGTGATCGGTGAGCCGGGCCAGGGCTGGCGCATCGCCATGTCGACGACGGGCAACGAACGGGGTCTGACACTGCGCTCCCCCGGCCGCTTCGTCGCATCGGCCGAGCGCCTGGTGCGGGAGTGGCGCGCGCACGGCGACCCGGCGGACACGGCACTGCGCGACCGGGTGGCCGACGCCGTGATCGGCGCCCGCGCCTACCAGCTCTTCACGTGGGCCAATGCCTCGCGCTTCGCGGCGGGCGAGACGATCGGCGCCGAGTCGAGCCTGAACAAGGTCTTCTGGTCCGAGTACGACATCGCGCTGCACGAGACGGCGCTCGATCTCCTGGGCGCGGAGGGCGAGTTGACGGAGGGCGAGGCTGCCGACGGCGGCGAGTGGGCCGAGGGATACGTCTTCTCGCTCGCCGGGCCGATCTACGCGGGCACGAACGAGATCCAGCGCGACATCATCGCCGAGCGGCTACTCGGCCTGCCGAAGGGACGCCGCTGA
- a CDS encoding anhydro-N-acetylmuramic acid kinase, whose protein sequence is MRVIGLMSGTSYDAIDAAAADLTIEGDRLVLTPLGLITRGYDEALRAALAAALPPAATTLAEVCRLDTGIGRAFAAAAAEADRELCDGQAELVASHGQTVYHWVEDGRVHGTLQIGQPAWIAEATGLPVVADFRPRDIAAGGQGAPLVSLVDQMWLRGRPGAPTALNLGGIANITAPDGTAFDTGPGNALIDAAVRDLTRERLGCDLDGEMAARGTVDEKLLAELLAEPYYARPAPKTTGKELFHLPYLRAALSGYEALTPEDVVATLTLLTARTVADAVRSAGASEVIASGGGTRNPTLMTFLRAELGEIPVRTSDELGLPSVAKEAYAFAVLGFLTAHGLAGTVPRSTGARHASVLGSITPGRRGLHLPEAVSVGPVRLVVDGATR, encoded by the coding sequence GTGCGCGTAATCGGGCTGATGTCGGGGACTTCGTACGACGCCATCGACGCCGCTGCGGCCGACCTGACGATCGAAGGCGACCGTCTGGTGCTCACCCCGCTGGGGCTCATCACGCGCGGCTATGACGAAGCGCTGCGGGCGGCGCTCGCCGCGGCGCTGCCGCCCGCAGCGACCACGCTGGCGGAGGTCTGCCGCCTGGACACCGGCATCGGCCGGGCGTTCGCCGCAGCCGCGGCCGAGGCGGACCGCGAACTGTGCGACGGACAGGCCGAGTTGGTCGCATCGCACGGCCAGACCGTCTACCACTGGGTCGAGGACGGCCGGGTGCACGGCACGCTGCAGATCGGGCAGCCCGCCTGGATCGCCGAGGCCACCGGGCTCCCCGTGGTCGCCGACTTCCGCCCCCGCGACATCGCCGCGGGCGGCCAGGGCGCACCCCTGGTCAGCCTCGTCGACCAGATGTGGCTGCGCGGCCGGCCGGGCGCCCCCACCGCGCTGAACCTGGGCGGCATCGCCAACATCACCGCCCCGGACGGCACCGCGTTCGACACGGGCCCCGGCAACGCCCTCATCGACGCGGCGGTGCGCGACCTCACGCGGGAGCGGCTCGGCTGCGACCTCGACGGCGAGATGGCCGCGCGCGGAACGGTCGACGAGAAGCTCCTGGCCGAGCTGCTCGCCGAGCCCTACTACGCCAGGCCCGCCCCGAAGACCACCGGCAAGGAGCTCTTCCATCTGCCCTATCTGCGGGCGGCGCTCTCCGGGTACGAGGCGCTCACCCCCGAGGACGTCGTCGCGACCCTCACCCTGCTGACCGCCCGCACGGTCGCCGACGCCGTGCGTTCGGCCGGCGCCTCCGAGGTCATCGCCTCCGGCGGCGGCACACGCAATCCGACGCTGATGACGTTCCTGCGGGCCGAGTTGGGCGAGATCCCCGTGCGCACCTCCGACGAGCTCGGACTGCCGTCCGTGGCGAAGGAGGCGTACGCCTTCGCCGTGCTTGGCTTCCTGACCGCGCACGGGCTCGCCGGGACGGTTCCGCGGAGCACGGGAGCGCGGCACGCGAGCGTACTGGGTTCGATCACTCCGGGGCGGCGCGGCCTGCACCTTCCCGAGGCGGTGTCCGTGGGGCCGGTGCGACTGGTGGTGGACGGGGCAACTCGCTGA
- a CDS encoding acetyl-CoA C-acetyltransferase, whose translation MAEAYIVEAVRTPVGRRKGGLSAVHPADLGAHALKALVERTGIDPAAVEDVVFGCLDTVGPQAGDIARTSWLAAGLPEEVPGVTIDRQCGSSQQAVHFAAQGVLSGTQDLVVAGGTQNMSMIPIAFASRQAAEPLGLTEGPYAGSEGWRARYGDRPVNQFHGAQLIAEKWGISRRDMEEFALRSHQRAIRAIDEGRFDRELVAHGEVTTDEGPRRDTTLEKMAGLKPVLDDGTITAACSSQVSDGAAAMLIASERAVREHGLTPRARIHHLSVRGEDPIRMLSAPIPATAYALKKTGMSIDDIDLVEINEAFAPVVLAWLKETGADPDKVNVNGGAIALGHPLGATGVKLMTTLLHELERTGGRFGLQTMCEGGGQANVTIIERL comes from the coding sequence ATGGCCGAGGCCTACATCGTCGAAGCGGTCCGCACCCCCGTCGGCAGGCGCAAGGGAGGCCTCTCGGCCGTCCACCCCGCCGACCTGGGAGCCCATGCCCTGAAGGCACTCGTCGAGCGCACGGGCATCGACCCGGCCGCCGTCGAGGACGTCGTCTTCGGCTGCCTGGACACGGTCGGCCCGCAGGCGGGCGACATCGCCCGCACCAGCTGGCTCGCGGCCGGACTGCCCGAAGAGGTGCCCGGCGTGACGATCGACCGGCAGTGCGGCTCCTCGCAGCAGGCCGTGCACTTCGCGGCACAGGGCGTCCTGTCCGGCACTCAGGACCTCGTCGTCGCCGGCGGCACGCAGAACATGTCGATGATCCCCATCGCCTTCGCGTCCCGGCAGGCCGCCGAGCCGCTCGGCCTCACCGAAGGCCCCTACGCGGGCAGCGAGGGATGGCGCGCCCGCTACGGCGACCGGCCCGTCAACCAGTTCCACGGCGCCCAGCTGATCGCCGAGAAGTGGGGCATATCCCGCCGTGACATGGAGGAGTTCGCGCTCCGCTCGCACCAGCGGGCGATCCGCGCGATCGACGAGGGCCGCTTCGACCGCGAACTCGTCGCCCATGGAGAGGTCACCACCGACGAGGGCCCGCGCCGTGACACGACCCTGGAGAAGATGGCGGGCCTCAAGCCCGTGCTTGACGACGGCACCATCACCGCCGCCTGCTCCTCGCAGGTCTCGGACGGCGCGGCCGCGATGCTCATCGCGAGCGAACGGGCCGTGCGGGAACACGGGTTGACGCCCAGGGCCCGTATCCACCACCTCTCGGTGCGCGGCGAGGACCCCATCCGCATGCTGTCCGCGCCGATCCCCGCCACGGCGTACGCGCTCAAGAAGACCGGCATGAGCATCGACGACATCGACCTCGTCGAGATCAACGAAGCGTTCGCGCCGGTCGTCCTCGCCTGGTTGAAGGAGACCGGGGCCGACCCGGACAAGGTCAATGTCAACGGCGGTGCGATAGCCCTCGGCCACCCCCTCGGCGCGACCGGCGTCAAACTGATGACGACACTTCTGCATGAACTGGAGCGAACCGGCGGCCGGTTCGGCCTCCAGACCATGTGCGAAGGCGGCGGCCAGGCGAACGTGACGATCATCGAACGGCTCTGA
- a CDS encoding 5'-methylthioadenosine/S-adenosylhomocysteine nucleosidase, with protein MPQTPPTVAVLTALPLEYAAVRSHLPQVEKLVHPRFGTRAVRGPLPGSPWHIALLEIGEGTLTAAALTERVATWLEPRAVLFVGVAGGLKDDIEIGDVVVATKVYGIHGGKQTPEGFLVRPEAWRAPHGLEQTAREALRGRARFKPIAVGDVVLADASSAIAEHLRTHYNDAVAIEMEGSGVAHAAHLTGELGALIIRGISDKADPDKSACDASGSQGLAAGNAAAAAVAVVREMPAPEAPGRTTGEASPPRQYGGDHIDFSHGTFHGPVTGKTVNGPGA; from the coding sequence ATGCCGCAGACACCACCCACCGTGGCCGTGCTCACCGCGCTCCCGCTGGAGTACGCCGCCGTGCGGAGCCATCTCCCCCAGGTCGAGAAGCTCGTCCACCCGCGCTTCGGCACCCGTGCGGTACGCGGGCCGCTGCCCGGAAGCCCTTGGCACATCGCCCTGCTGGAGATCGGCGAGGGGACGCTGACCGCGGCCGCGCTCACCGAGCGTGTGGCCACGTGGCTGGAGCCGCGTGCGGTGCTCTTCGTGGGCGTGGCGGGCGGCCTGAAGGACGACATCGAGATCGGGGACGTCGTCGTCGCGACCAAGGTGTACGGCATCCACGGCGGCAAGCAGACACCCGAGGGGTTCCTCGTGCGCCCCGAGGCGTGGCGGGCGCCGCACGGCCTTGAGCAGACGGCACGGGAAGCGCTGCGGGGTCGGGCGCGCTTCAAGCCGATCGCCGTGGGGGACGTGGTCCTCGCCGACGCGTCATCGGCGATCGCCGAGCATCTGCGGACCCACTACAACGACGCCGTCGCCATCGAGATGGAGGGCAGCGGCGTCGCTCACGCGGCGCATCTCACCGGGGAGTTGGGGGCACTGATCATCCGCGGGATCAGCGACAAGGCCGATCCCGACAAATCCGCGTGTGATGCCTCGGGGAGCCAGGGGCTGGCCGCGGGCAACGCGGCGGCGGCCGCCGTCGCGGTCGTACGGGAGATGCCGGCCCCGGAGGCCCCGGGCCGCACGACCGGCGAGGCCTCGCCCCCTCGGCAGTACGGCGGTGACCACATCGACTTCAGCCACGGCACCTTTCACGGGCCCGTGACCGGGAAGACCGTGAACGGCCCGGGGGCGTGA
- a CDS encoding TetR/AcrR family transcriptional regulator, whose product MSKPKQSSTTKKQSSTTKKKAPVSPSPERRGELLAIAADVFAEQGYNATTVRKIADAAGMLAGSLYYHFDSKESMLEEILSTFLTELWDGYDTVLQSQLGPRETLEALVTESFREIDRHRAAVAIYQKESKQLVAQERFQYLADSQQRFEKAWLTTLERGVAEHVFRDDLDVRLAYRFVRDTVWVAASWYRPGGGHSPEEIARQYLSMVLDGISVRT is encoded by the coding sequence GTGTCGAAACCGAAGCAGAGCAGCACTACAAAGAAGCAGAGCAGCACCACCAAGAAGAAGGCCCCGGTGAGCCCCTCGCCCGAGCGCCGAGGCGAGCTCCTCGCCATCGCCGCCGACGTCTTCGCCGAACAGGGGTACAACGCGACCACGGTCCGCAAGATCGCGGACGCCGCCGGCATGCTCGCCGGCAGCCTCTACTACCACTTCGACTCCAAGGAGTCGATGCTCGAAGAGATCCTCTCCACCTTCCTCACCGAGCTGTGGGACGGGTACGACACCGTGCTCCAGTCGCAGCTCGGCCCCCGCGAGACGCTCGAGGCGCTCGTCACCGAGTCCTTCCGGGAGATCGACCGGCACCGCGCCGCCGTCGCCATCTACCAGAAGGAGTCCAAGCAGCTGGTCGCGCAGGAACGCTTCCAGTACCTGGCCGACTCGCAGCAGCGCTTCGAGAAGGCCTGGCTGACGACGCTTGAGCGGGGCGTCGCGGAGCACGTCTTCCGCGACGACCTGGACGTCCGGCTCGCCTACCGCTTCGTGCGCGACACCGTCTGGGTCGCCGCGTCCTGGTACCGCCCCGGCGGAGGCCACAGCCCAGAGGAGATCGCCCGCCAGTACCTCTCGATGGTCCTGGACGGCATCTCCGTACGTACGTAG
- a CDS encoding SDR family oxidoreductase codes for MDAPEYVPGHGLLAGRTAVITAAAGAGIGGATARRFLEEGACIVIGDAHPRRTKEAVAALAGEFGADRVDGVPCDVTDEAQVQALYDLAEQRHGGLDIVVNNAGLGGTAELTEMTDEQWDKVIDVTLNGTFRSTRAALRRMRAADRGGVIVNNASVLGWRAQAGQAHYAAAKAGVMALTRCAAIEAAPHGIRINAVSPSLAMHPHLAKVTSPELLEELTAREAFGRYAEPWEIANVIVFLASAYSSYMTGETVSVSNQHA; via the coding sequence ATGGACGCGCCCGAGTATGTGCCGGGACACGGTCTGCTCGCGGGCCGCACGGCCGTCATCACCGCCGCGGCAGGAGCGGGCATCGGCGGAGCCACCGCGCGCCGTTTCCTGGAGGAGGGCGCGTGCATCGTCATCGGCGACGCCCATCCGCGCCGCACGAAGGAGGCGGTGGCGGCGCTCGCCGGGGAGTTCGGCGCCGACCGCGTCGACGGCGTGCCCTGCGACGTCACGGACGAGGCCCAGGTGCAGGCCCTCTACGACCTGGCCGAGCAGCGCCATGGCGGTCTGGACATCGTCGTGAACAACGCGGGCCTTGGGGGCACCGCCGAGCTGACCGAGATGACCGACGAACAGTGGGACAAGGTCATCGACGTGACGTTGAACGGCACCTTCCGCTCCACCCGGGCCGCCCTGCGCCGGATGCGGGCCGCCGACCGGGGCGGCGTGATCGTGAACAACGCGTCGGTGCTCGGCTGGCGCGCCCAGGCGGGCCAGGCGCACTACGCCGCGGCGAAGGCCGGCGTCATGGCGCTCACCCGCTGCGCCGCCATCGAGGCCGCTCCCCACGGGATACGGATCAACGCCGTCTCGCCCAGCCTCGCCATGCACCCGCACCTCGCGAAGGTCACCTCCCCCGAACTGCTCGAAGAGCTCACCGCGCGCGAGGCGTTCGGGCGGTATGCCGAGCCCTGGGAGATAGCCAACGTCATCGTCTTCCTGGCCAGTGCGTACTCCTCGTACATGACGGGGGAGACGGTCTCGGTCAGCAACCAGCACGCCTAG